One Arachis duranensis cultivar V14167 unplaced genomic scaffold, aradu.V14167.gnm2.J7QH unplaced_Scaffold_232525, whole genome shotgun sequence DNA segment encodes these proteins:
- the LOC107461976 gene encoding protein CLAVATA 3, producing MASKFFFTSLTLLVLFCLLLVKDTSDYCNANKHGCFDAQAAVLKEIRNRKVFFAFKDKKTSLKAMLQGSSSSRMMRDGEKSVSWELRRVPSGPDPLHHNGGIGNPKPQTP from the exons ATGGCATCAAAGTTCTTCTTCACCTCTCTCACTTTGCTGGTTCTTTTCTGCTTGCTTCTTGTGAAAGACACTTCTG ATTATTGCAATGCTAATAAGCATGGATGCTTTGATGCTCAGGCAGCTGTTCTAAAGGAGATTCGAAATAGAAAG GTGTTTTTTGCTTTCAAGGATAAGAAAACAAGTCTGAAGGCTATGCTGCaaggatcatcatcatcaagaatgATGAGAGATGGTGAAAAATCAGTGAGTTGGGAGCTGAGGAGGGTTCCTTCTGGTCCAGACCCACTCCATCATAACGGTGGCATTGGCAACCCCAAGCCTCAAACCCCTTAa
- the LOC127744068 gene encoding putative pentatricopeptide repeat-containing protein At1g56570: MYKSQELKLVPLCATLLDACISSKNLKNLKRIHAVTITLGISSHDFIRTKLVSCYASCAQLHHANTIFSFANRKPTFLFNALIRAHSNLSNFAQSLSLFRFMVLSYKQFDRHTFPSVLKSCAGLSSLRLGKQVHGAVVVNGFSFDLANLNALISMYAKCGDLACARKVFDGMVERNVVIWTTMMAGYGMHGMFGEVFEMFDRMVEAGERPDGVSLTALLSACSHGGFVEKGREYFEMMEVKFGIKPGLQHYTCMVDMLGRVGEVEEAERLILRMKVEPDEALWGALLGACRNHGKVEVAERIAERVCGREFSLASSV, translated from the coding sequence ATGTACAAGTCTCAAGAACTAAAGCTCGTACCTTTATGCGCCACACTTCTCGACGCTTGCATTTCCTCAAAGAATTTGAAGAATTTGAAACGAATCCACGCGGTCACCATCACCTTAGGAATTTCAAGCCATGACTTCATTCGAACCAAGCTCGTTTCTTGCTACGCTTCCTGCGCCCAGTTGCACCATGCAAATACAATATTCTCCTTCGCAAATCGCAAACCAACTTTCCTCTTCAACGCTCTCATCAGAGCCCATTCCAACCTCAGCAATTTTGCCCAATCGCTCTCCCTGTTCCGCTTCATGGTTCTCTCATACAAGCAGTTTGATCGCCACACGTTCCCTTCTGTGCTCAAGTCTTGCGCTGGGTTATCGTCGCTGAGGCTCGGTAAACAGGTCCATGGAGCGGTTGTGGTTAATGGGTTTTCCTTTGACTTGGCAAATTTGAATGCTTTGATAAGCATGTATGCGAAATGTGGTGACTTGGCTTGTGCCCGCAAGGTGTTTGATGGAATGGTTGAGAGGAACGTGGTTATCTGGACAACTATGATGGCGGGTTATGGGATGCATGGAATGTTTGGAGAGGTGTTTGAGATGTTTGATAGGATGGTGGAGGCTGGGGAGAGGCCTGATGGTGTGAGTTTGACGGCGTTGTTGTCGGCGTGTAGCCATGGCGGATTTGTGGAGAAGGGAAGGGAGTATTTTGAGATGATGGAGGTGAAGTTTGGTATTAAGCCAGGGCTGCAGCATTACACTTGTATGGTGGATATGTTGGGGAGGGTTGGGGAGGTTGAGGAAGCAGAGAGGTTGATTTTGAGGATGAAGGTTGAGCCTGATGAAGCATTATGGGGTGCCTTGTTGGGGGCATGTAGAAATCATGGGAAGGTGGAGGTTGCTGAGAGAATTGCAGAGAGGGTTTGTGGGAGGGAATTTAGTTTGGCTTCATCAGTTTGA
- the LOC127744067 gene encoding pentatricopeptide repeat-containing protein At1g05750, chloroplastic-like, with the protein MLQPACTATPTSSLPHPPPQTNSKSSIKPNITKHHSLLLRHTQKSSDPNPTVLWTSSIAQHCRNGNLLQAASDFVRMREAGAEPNHITLITLLSGCAHYPSHSNISFGCALHAHARKLGCMDVNDVIVGTALIDMYAKCGSVGSARLVFDQMGVRNLVTWNTMIDGYMRNGETECALHLFDEMPVKNAISWTALIGGFVKRDCHEEALECFRAMQLAGAVPDYVTVIAVLAACANLGTLGLGLWVHRLAAKQGLLHNVKVANSLIDMYARCGCIEFARQVFESMLERTLVSWNSIIVGCAVNGLADEALSLFSSMQREGFEPNGVSYTGALTACSHAGLINEGIRIFDYMTRVRRIAPRIEHYGCLVDLYSRAGRLEEALNVIKNMPMKPNEVVLGSLLAACRTRGDINLAEKVMRYLVELDPGGDSNYVLLSNIYASVGKWEGANKVRRAMKVRGIQKQPGFSSIEIDSSMHKFVAGDKSHEENEHIYAALELLSFDLQLCGYVPDLSVKHFFEGD; encoded by the coding sequence ATGCTGCAACCTGCGTGCACAGCTACCCCAACATCATCACTCCCCCATCCTCCACCTCAGACAAATTCCAAGTCTTCCATAAAACCCAACATCACCAAACATCATAGTTTGTTGTTAAGACACACACAAAAATCCTCAGACCCAAACCCTACTGTCTTATGGACATCCTCCATAGCTCAGCACTGCCGAAACGGAAACTTACTCCAAGCTGCTTCCGATTTCGTTCGCATGAGGGAAGCCGGTGCCGAACCCAACCACATCACCCTCATTACTCTTCTCTCCGGTTGCGCTCACTACCCATCTCACAGCAACATCTCCTTCGGATGTGCATTGCATGCGCACGCTCGAAAACTGGGTTGCATGGACGTCAACGACGTCATCGTTGGCACAGCGTTGATCGACATGTACGCAAAGTGCGGCAGCGTGGGCTCTGCAAGGTTGGTGTTTGACCAAATGGGTGTAAGAAATTTGGTGACTTGGAACACCATGATCGACGGATACATGAGGAACGGCGAGACGGAATGTGCTCTCCACCTGTTCGATGAAATGCCTGTGAAGAATGCCATTTCTTGGACTGCTTTGATTGGCGGCTTTGTGAAGAGAGATTGTCACGAGGAAGCATTGGAGTGCTTTCGGGCAATGCAGCTCGCTGGTGCAGTGCCTGATTATGTTACTGTTATTGCTGTCCTTGCTGCGTGTGCCAACTTGGGAACACTTGGTCTTGGCTTGTGGGTGCATCGACTTGCTGCAAAACAAGGGTTATTGCACAATGTTAAGGTTGCCAACTCGTTGATTGATATGTATGCTCGGTGTGGGTGTATAGAGTTTGCTCGCCAAGTGTTCGAGAGCATGTTGGAGCGAACATTGGTGTCTTGGAACTCAATCATTGTAGGTTGCGCCGTTAATGGTCTTGCGGATGAGGCTCTGAGTTTATTCAGTTCAATGCAGAGGGAAGGGTTTGAGCCTAATGGGGTCAGTTACACGGGTGCTCTAACAGCATGCAGCCATGCCGGACTCATAAATGAGGGCATAAGAATCTTTGATTACATGACGAGAGTTCGCAGAATTGCGCCTAGGATTGAGCACTATGGTTGCCTAGTGGATCTCTATAGTAGAGCTGGGAGATTGGAAGAGGCATTGAATGTAATCAAGAACATGCCCATGAAGCCTAATGAAGTGGTGTTAGGGTCATTGCTTGCTGCTTGTAGGACTCGCGGGGACATTAATTTGGCTGAAAAAGTGATGAGATATCTTGTTGAATTGGATCCTGGTGGAGATTCCAATTATGTGCTCCTTTCTAACATTTATGCATCGGTTGGAAAGTGGGAAGGTGCAAACAAAGTTAGGAGGGCAATGAAGGTCCGTGGGATTCAAAAGCAACCAGGCTTTAGCTCCATTGAGATTGATTCAAGCATGCACAAGTTTGTGGCAGGTGATAAATCTCATGAAGAGAATGAGCATATTTATGCAGCTTTGGAGCTCTTGTCTTTTGATCTTCAATTATGTGGCTATGTTCCGGATTTATCTGTAAAACATTTTTTTGAGGGTGATTGA
- the LOC127744141 gene encoding receptor-like kinase TMK3, with protein sequence MEGSHIMAVLFFLFFGLIMRMCYGDTDPNDLKVLNSFRKGLENPELLKWPEDGDDPCGPPSWPYVFCSGDRVTQIQAKNLGLRGTLPPNFNQLSELYNLGLQRNNLTGMLPSFSGLSKLEFAFLDYNAFEAIPSDFFNGLTSLRVLSLEENSLNGTSGWSFPLDLEKSVQLTNLSLVNCNLVGPLPDFLGTLPSLTNLRLSGNRLSGKIPETFAQSSIQVLWLNNQEGEGLTGPIDVVSSMIFLRQLWLHGNQFNGRIPHDIGNLTSLQELNLNSNQLVGLIPESLAEMELELLVLNNNMLMGPIPEFKAANVSYNNNFFCQIKPGHECDPQVTALLDVLDNLNYPLFLISDWSGNNPCTGSTESTGPWFGLSCNSNHQVSIINLPRHELNGTLSPSLAKLDSLLEIRLEGNNITGMVPSNFSELKSLRLFDLSDNRLEPPLPNFRKDVKVVIVGNPLLTTESGGMSLPPENSHPSPDNLSPPSSSSHKAHDPNMNSSSSQSKLDHSKRFKTVAIVSGITVFVVAVPLVVFLFICSMKKKKASLDAPSSIVVHPRDPSNRDNVVKVTVSDTTTGSLSTKTGTSSLSNISGETQNSHIIEAGNLVISVQVLRKVTNNFSSENELGRGGFGTVYKGELEDGTKIAVKRMEHGVISSKALEEFEAEIAVLSKVRHRHLVSLLGYSIGGNERLLVYEYMPLGALSQHLFHWKSLKLKPLSLSQRLAIALDVARGIEYLHGLACQTFIHRDLKSSNILIGDDFHAKVSDFGLVKLAPDGEKSVATKLAGTFGYLAPEYAVMGKITTKVDVFSYGVVLMELLTGLTALDESRPEERRYLAEWFWRIKSNKEKLMAAIDPALEATDEAFESISIVSELAGHCTAREAHHRPDMSHVVNVLVALVEKWKPVDDELDYDSGIDYSRPLPQMLKIWKEAESNEFSYGASTENSRGSIAAKPSGFADSFTSADAR encoded by the exons ATGGAAGGTAGCCACATCATGGCAGTGttgttctttctcttctttggcCTAATTATGAGAATGTGTTATGGTGACACAGACCCAAATGATCTCAAAGTTCTGAATTCTTTCAGAAAAGGGTTAGAGAATCCCGAGCTTCTGAAATGGCCGGAAGATGGAGATGATCCATGTGGCCCTCCTTCATGGCCTTATGTGTTCTGCAGTGGTGATAGAGTCACTCAGATTCAGGCCAAGAATCTTGGACTCAGAGGAACATTGCCTCCAAATTTCAATCAGCTATCAGAACTCTACAACTTGGGCCTTCAAAGGAACAATCTCACTGGGATGTTGCCTAGTTTCAGTGGATTATCTAAGTTGGAATTTGCTTTCTTGGATTACAATGCATTTGAAGCAATCCCTTCAGATTTCTTCAACGGACTTACCAGCTTGAGGGTTTTGTCTTTGGAAGAAAATTCATTGAATGGAACTAGTGGTTGGTCATTTCCTCTTGATTTGGAAAAATCAGTGCAACTAACCAAtctttctcttgttaattgCAATTTGGTTGGACCGTTGCCGGATTTTCTAGGCACATTGCCTTCCCTAACGAACCTGAGGCTTTCCGGGAACAGGCTATCCGGTAAGATTCCGGAAACTTTTGCTCAATCTTCTATCCAGGTTCTATGGTTGAACAATCAAGAAGGTGAAGGGTTAACGGGTCCTATTGATGTTGTTTCTTCAATGATTTTCCTAAGACAGCTTTGGCTACATGGAAATCAGTTCAATGGGAGAATTCCACATGATATTGGAAACCTTACTTCCTTGCAAGAGCTCAACCTCAATAGTAATCAACTTGTTGGCTTGATTCCTGAATCCCTAGCAGAAATGGAACTTGAGTTACTGGTGTTGAACAATAACATGTTAATGGGTCCAATACCAGAATTTAAGGCTGCAAATGTTTCTTATAATAACAATTTCTTTTGTCAAATTAAGCCAGGGCATGAATGTGATCCTCAAGTTACTGCACTGCTAGATGTTCTGGATAATCTGAACTATCCATTGTTTCTCATTTCGGATTGGTCAGGCAACAATCCATGCACTGGAAGCACAGAGAGCACAGGGCCATGGTTCGGATTGAGCTGCAATTCCAACCACCAGGTATCTATAATCAATTTGCCACGGCACGAGCTCAACGGTACTCTTAGTCCCTCACTTGCTAAGTTAGATTCATTACTTGAAATTAGGCTAGAAGGAAATAACATAACTGGCATGGTTCCTAGTAATTTTTCTGAATTGAAATCTTTGAGGTTGTTTGATTTAAGTGACAACCGTCTTGAGCCCCCATTGCCAAATTTTCGCAAAGATGTTAAGGTTGTTATTGTGGGAAACCCTCTTCTTACTACTGAAAGTGGAGGAATGTCTCTGCCGCCTGAAAATTCACATCCTTCTCCAGACAACCTGTCACCCCCTTCATCCTCCTCTCATAAGGCACATGATCCCAATATGAATTCAAGTTCAAGTCAATCTAAACTGGATCATTCCAAAAGATTCAAGACAGTGGCAATTGTGTCTGGAATTACAGTCTTTGTAGTTGCTGTTCCTTTGGTTGTTTTCCTCTTCATTTGttccatgaagaagaaaaaggccTCCTTGGATGCTCCAAGTTCCATTGTGGTGCACCCGAGAGATCCATCCAATCGGGATAATGTGGTTAAAGTTACAGTCTCAGATACCACCACTGGAAGCTTATCAACTAAGACTGGGACAAGTTCTCTGAGTAACATTAGTGGTGAGACTCAAAACTCTCATATAATTGAGGCTGGAAACCTTGTCATTTCGGTTCAAGTCCTACGCAAGGTTACCAACAATTTCTCTTCAGAAAATGAGTTAGGCCGTGGAGGGTTTGGAACTGTGTACAAGGGTGAACTTGAAGATGGGACTAAAATAGCAGTGAAGAGAATGGAGCATGGTGTTATCAGCAGCAAGGCGCTGGAGGAGTTCGAAGCTGAAATCGCTGTTCTTTCAAAGGTTCGTCACAGGCATTTGGTATCTCTTTTGGGGTATTCCATTGGAGGCAATGAGAGACTTTTGGTTTATGAATATATGCCTCTTGGTGCTCTTAGCCAACATCTTTTCCATTGGAAAAGCTTGAAATTGAAACCATTGTCTTTGTCACAAAGGCTTGCAATAGCTCTAGATGTTGCTAGAGGAATCGAATACCTTCATGGTCTTGCCTGCCAGACCTTCATCCATAGAGACCTCAAGTCTTCTAATATTCTAATTGGTGATGATTTCCATGCAAAAGTTTCGGATTTTGGTCTTGTGAAGCTTGCTCCGGATGGTGAAAAATCTGTGGCAACCAAGCTTGCTGGAACATTTGGATACCTTGCCCCTGAATATGCAG TGATGGGGAAAATCACCACCAAAGTTGATGTGTTCAGCTATGGGGTGGTCCTGATGGAACTACTGACTGGACTAACAGCGCTTGATGAGAGCCGCCCGGAGGAAAGACGATATCTAGCAGAATGGTTTTGGCGaatcaaatcaaacaaagaaaagctCATGGCTGCCATTGATCCAGCTTTGGAAGCAACTGACGAGGCTTTCGAGAGCATATCCATTGTATCTGAACTCGCCGGACACTGCACTGCAAGGGAGGCACACCACCGGCCGGATATGAGTCATGTAGTGAATGTACTCGTGGCATTGGTTGAGAAATGGAAACCGGTTGACGATGAGTTAGATTACGACTCTGGTATTGACTACAGTAGACCGCTCCCACAAATGCTGAAGATTTGGAAGGAAGCAGAGAGCAATGAATTTAGCTATGGTGCCAGTACTGAAAACAGTAGAGGAAGTATAGCAGCCAAGCCTTCTGGTTTTGCTGATTCTTTTACCTCTGCTGATGCTAGATGA